In one window of Streptomyces sp. FXJ1.172 DNA:
- a CDS encoding protein kinase domain-containing protein, which yields MTTTPPTRFVDPADGGFGNARVIETRPVRAEVPPDLADRFPLVAVLGEARQPAEAVVLRVRDLTARHGPAEIPLVLKWYHRLHRPDPDVERVLVELAEQSAPHLERLLETGTAHGHPWHLYRSHGEQTLQAFHEDHRGGLAPEAVRAVVSQLCDAVTELHERGVVHRDITPDNIVVQGRRGERADLVLVDFGAACHRPGEALEPRADWRGKPLYLAPEAGPLRQAVSEAGDWWSLGMVVAELALGTHPIGFSRDEEVLAEIATHDPDVGGIAHRRTRLLCEGLLTRAPEHRWGAEQVRRWLDGQDPDVAPRTDGRIFPKDPGRPAIRPLPFMGQEFTGTERLALHLDQNPSSAARMLADDDDRARLVEWLGQFGTAAGRSPEELRRLVALRTELAHEPSAGGLVRLLNWLGPGLDASWHGAPLDTVNMRRMCQAAADADAEAVALVGQLAAHPEILTGLAQRPGGRGLDETDRAWRVLRARWEPTVRELGRGRRDRAALRHSPAVDAWLLQLAREPERTRSRLVDLLLRVRAEFPARVPWFDALLAARDDDVRLVAAHLLAGRAGEEAQALSDRRAREEYVRLLADDQDAILAVLRRLDRLPTLGWALLGATVVTAPWSFVIGLADVLGRASQAAVVTAWLQALPAAAFVFVVELWTAVYIGPPFYHPDRSLAGLLIRSAERPGRLARTRAGRWAGAALLVLAVFTGFYAIAFAPWLWPLASAVALAAWSVRRGWAWRRLRRAGRDRRAAARRMAARGPGTRTDTTGERA from the coding sequence ATGACGACCACACCGCCCACCCGCTTCGTCGACCCCGCCGACGGGGGCTTCGGCAACGCCCGTGTCATCGAGACACGTCCGGTCCGCGCCGAGGTGCCCCCCGACCTCGCGGACCGCTTCCCGCTCGTCGCCGTGCTCGGCGAGGCGCGGCAGCCCGCCGAGGCCGTCGTCCTGCGCGTCCGCGATCTGACGGCCCGTCATGGACCGGCGGAGATACCGCTGGTCCTCAAGTGGTACCACCGGCTGCACCGCCCGGACCCGGACGTGGAACGGGTGCTCGTGGAACTTGCCGAGCAGTCCGCTCCCCACCTGGAGCGGCTCCTGGAGACCGGCACCGCGCACGGACACCCCTGGCACCTGTACCGCTCGCACGGCGAGCAGACCCTGCAGGCCTTCCACGAGGACCACCGCGGCGGCCTCGCGCCCGAGGCCGTCCGGGCCGTGGTGAGCCAGCTCTGTGACGCCGTCACCGAGCTGCACGAACGGGGCGTCGTCCACCGGGACATCACCCCCGACAACATCGTGGTGCAGGGCCGCCGCGGCGAGCGGGCCGACCTCGTCCTCGTCGACTTCGGCGCGGCCTGCCACCGGCCCGGCGAGGCGCTGGAGCCGCGGGCCGACTGGCGCGGCAAGCCCCTCTACCTCGCGCCGGAGGCCGGACCGCTGCGCCAGGCCGTGTCCGAGGCGGGCGACTGGTGGTCGCTCGGCATGGTCGTCGCCGAACTGGCCCTCGGCACCCACCCCATCGGCTTCAGCCGGGACGAGGAAGTGCTCGCGGAGATCGCCACGCACGATCCCGACGTCGGCGGCATCGCGCACCGCAGGACCCGTCTGCTCTGCGAGGGCCTGCTCACCCGGGCCCCGGAGCACCGCTGGGGGGCCGAGCAGGTGCGCCGGTGGCTGGACGGACAGGATCCCGATGTCGCCCCGCGCACCGACGGGCGGATCTTCCCCAAGGACCCCGGGCGGCCCGCGATCCGGCCGTTGCCGTTCATGGGCCAGGAGTTCACCGGCACCGAACGGCTCGCCCTCCACCTGGACCAGAACCCCTCGTCGGCGGCGCGCATGCTGGCCGACGACGACGACCGGGCCCGGCTCGTCGAATGGCTGGGCCAGTTCGGGACCGCCGCCGGCCGCAGCCCCGAAGAGCTGCGCCGGCTCGTCGCCCTGCGCACCGAACTGGCGCACGAGCCGTCCGCCGGGGGCCTCGTACGGCTCCTGAACTGGCTCGGTCCCGGTCTGGACGCCTCCTGGCACGGAGCCCCCCTGGACACGGTGAACATGCGCCGTATGTGCCAGGCGGCCGCGGACGCGGACGCCGAAGCCGTCGCGCTCGTGGGGCAGTTGGCCGCCCATCCGGAGATCCTGACCGGGCTCGCGCAGCGGCCGGGCGGCCGGGGACTGGACGAGACCGACCGCGCCTGGCGCGTGCTGCGCGCGCGGTGGGAGCCCACCGTCCGGGAGCTGGGGCGGGGCCGCCGGGACCGGGCGGCCCTGAGGCACTCGCCGGCCGTGGACGCCTGGCTGCTGCAGCTGGCCCGCGAACCCGAACGCACCCGCAGCCGGCTCGTCGACCTGCTGCTGCGGGTGCGCGCCGAATTCCCGGCACGGGTGCCGTGGTTCGACGCGCTGCTCGCCGCCCGGGACGACGACGTGCGCCTGGTCGCCGCCCACCTGCTCGCCGGCAGGGCCGGCGAGGAGGCGCAGGCGCTCAGCGACCGGCGGGCCCGCGAGGAGTACGTGCGGTTGCTGGCGGACGACCAGGACGCCATCCTCGCCGTACTGCGCCGGCTGGACCGCCTGCCGACACTGGGCTGGGCGCTGCTCGGCGCCACCGTCGTCACGGCTCCCTGGAGCTTCGTCATCGGCCTCGCGGACGTGCTGGGCCGCGCCTCGCAGGCAGCGGTCGTCACGGCCTGGCTTCAGGCGCTGCCCGCCGCCGCGTTCGTCTTCGTGGTGGAGCTGTGGACCGCCGTGTACATCGGCCCGCCCTTCTACCACCCCGACCGGTCGCTGGCGGGCCTGCTGATCCGCAGCGCCGAGCGCCCCGGCCGGCTCGCCCGCACCCGGGCCGGGCGCTGGGCGGGGGCGGCGCTGCTCGTCCTCGCCGTCTTCACCGGGTTCTACGCGATCGCGTTCGCGCCGTGGCTGTGGCCGCTCGCCTCGGCCGTCGCACTCGCCGCGTGGAGCGTGCGCCGCGGCTGGGCGTGGCGGCGCCTGCGACGGGCCGGACGGGACCGGCGGGCGGCGGCCCGGCGGATGGCGGCCCGGGGGCCCGGGACGAGGACCGACACGACAGGAGAACGGGCATGA
- a CDS encoding macro domain-containing protein — MHPLPSHESLVAELRELRPRGLPGLRHCTRDALREAGVAAGLCTGPEDELSGIEELLGSAVRRLAGGRPVRDDDSCDPLARAAAHSFGLFAARRGVPGTDRRKAAAGVYGVTTERFRKSQEHVVIAELAAAVLAVARHADTGQPPDSVAELAGTAAPAAHVHAAGSGSGLAPRRPPRPAARAALPPGRVTVWTCPIEEVRGVDILVSSENTYLEMSKTFRPTVSGALRRAAALRDAAGEIVDDVLSRELDVWLRRNGMKGMAVRPGTVVATPSGALAAQGVRRIHHPAIATPVADGDRYHVSPSVLGEAVHRCFALARHESESLSLPMSSICFPLLGSGRGGLPVETVARRLLDAVREELRRDPSWSVLLVTPQERHARLLKAASSAP; from the coding sequence ATGCACCCCCTGCCCTCGCACGAGAGCCTCGTCGCCGAACTCAGGGAACTGCGGCCCCGCGGGCTGCCCGGGCTGCGCCACTGCACCAGGGACGCGCTGCGCGAGGCCGGCGTCGCGGCCGGCCTGTGCACCGGGCCGGAGGACGAGCTGAGCGGCATCGAGGAGCTGCTGGGCTCGGCGGTGCGGCGGCTGGCCGGCGGGCGCCCGGTGCGCGACGACGACTCCTGCGATCCGCTGGCCCGCGCCGCCGCCCACTCCTTCGGGCTCTTCGCCGCGCGGCGCGGGGTTCCCGGCACCGACCGGCGCAAGGCCGCGGCCGGGGTCTACGGCGTGACCACCGAGCGCTTCCGCAAGAGCCAGGAGCATGTCGTGATCGCCGAACTCGCGGCTGCGGTCCTGGCGGTTGCCCGGCACGCGGATACCGGGCAACCCCCGGACTCCGTGGCCGAGTTGGCCGGTACGGCTGCTCCGGCGGCGCACGTGCACGCGGCCGGGTCCGGCTCCGGGCTCGCGCCCCGGCGCCCGCCGCGCCCGGCCGCCCGGGCGGCGCTCCCGCCGGGCCGCGTCACGGTGTGGACCTGCCCGATCGAGGAGGTGCGGGGCGTGGACATCCTGGTCTCCTCGGAGAACACGTATCTGGAGATGTCCAAGACCTTCCGCCCCACGGTCTCCGGCGCCCTGCGGCGGGCCGCCGCCCTGCGGGACGCCGCGGGCGAGATCGTGGACGACGTCCTGTCCCGGGAACTGGACGTGTGGCTGCGCAGGAACGGCATGAAGGGCATGGCCGTGCGGCCGGGCACGGTCGTCGCCACACCGTCCGGCGCCCTGGCCGCCCAGGGGGTACGGCGCATCCACCACCCGGCGATCGCCACCCCGGTCGCGGACGGCGACCGCTACCATGTGTCCCCCTCCGTGCTCGGCGAGGCGGTGCACCGGTGCTTCGCGCTCGCCCGCCACGAGAGCGAGTCCCTCTCCTTGCCGATGTCCTCGATCTGCTTCCCGCTGCTGGGCTCCGGCCGGGGCGGCCTGCCCGTGGAGACGGTGGCCCGCCGGCTGCTCGACGCGGTCCGCGAGGAACTGCGCCGGGACCCGTCCTGGTCGGTGCTGCTGGTCACGCCGCAGGAGCGCCACGCCCGGCTGCTCAAGGCCGCCAGCTCCGCTCCGTGA
- a CDS encoding 4Fe-4S single cluster domain-containing protein, which translates to MELRLEGTHYPLRTLGPGKRLGIWFQGCSLACPGCMSRHTWDPGAGTTATVREVLALWRRALADGADGLTVSGGEPLQQTAALRRLLAAAARLRDATRRRVGSAGSRPADLLVYTGYEPGELTPARRAALAGADAVITGRFRVAEPTRLAWRGSANQRIVPLTPLGALRYAPHLDGEQTGGRLQTACGEDGGLRLYGVPLRGELAELERQLKQSGVALTERSWRP; encoded by the coding sequence GTGGAATTGCGCCTCGAGGGGACGCACTACCCGCTTCGAACGCTGGGCCCGGGCAAACGGCTCGGCATCTGGTTCCAGGGCTGTTCGCTGGCCTGCCCCGGCTGTATGTCCCGGCACACCTGGGACCCCGGGGCGGGGACGACGGCCACGGTCCGCGAGGTGCTCGCGCTGTGGCGGCGCGCCCTCGCCGACGGCGCGGACGGCCTGACCGTCAGCGGCGGCGAACCCCTCCAGCAGACGGCGGCGCTGCGGCGGCTCCTGGCCGCGGCGGCCCGCCTGCGGGACGCGACCCGGCGCCGCGTGGGGAGCGCCGGGTCCCGCCCCGCCGACCTGCTGGTGTACACGGGATACGAGCCCGGGGAGCTGACGCCCGCGCGGCGGGCGGCCCTCGCCGGCGCGGACGCCGTGATCACCGGCCGGTTCCGGGTCGCGGAGCCCACCCGGCTGGCCTGGCGGGGGTCGGCCAACCAGCGGATCGTCCCGCTGACCCCGCTCGGCGCCCTGCGGTACGCCCCGCACCTGGACGGGGAGCAGACCGGAGGGCGTCTGCAGACCGCCTGCGGCGAGGACGGCGGGCTACGGCTCTACGGCGTCCCGCTGCGCGGGGAACTCGCCGAACTGGAACGGCAGTTGAAGCAGAGCGGGGTGGCGCTCACGGAGCGGAGCTGGCGGCCTTGA
- a CDS encoding RES family NAD+ phosphorylase: MARQIPLEGVPMTPVCHILPAGTVLWRCHEARYAAGEFNPNVAHEFFKGSRFDPTGQDPYPYLYAALDPVTALSEVLLRSVEFGDAGVRLIPWAQASRYVLSALRTTADLSLVDLTTAEALAAVWQDDWLIDTEEYAGTRYWVRVIRERCPKVQGLWWTSKRCRPRRALQLFQDRCPEAPLDPRPQACLRLASADDVRAVNRLLAPLHALVSLPEE, encoded by the coding sequence ATGGCACGTCAGATTCCGCTCGAGGGCGTGCCCATGACGCCGGTGTGCCACATCCTGCCGGCGGGCACCGTGCTGTGGCGGTGCCACGAGGCGCGGTACGCGGCCGGTGAGTTCAACCCGAACGTCGCGCACGAGTTCTTCAAGGGCAGCCGCTTCGACCCCACCGGGCAGGACCCCTACCCCTACCTCTACGCGGCCCTCGACCCGGTCACCGCCCTGTCCGAAGTGCTGCTCAGGTCGGTCGAGTTCGGCGACGCCGGTGTGCGTCTGATCCCCTGGGCGCAGGCGTCCCGGTACGTCCTGTCCGCGCTGCGCACCACGGCGGACCTCTCCTTGGTGGACCTCACGACCGCCGAGGCACTGGCCGCCGTCTGGCAGGACGACTGGCTGATCGACACCGAGGAGTACGCCGGCACCCGGTACTGGGTGCGGGTGATCCGTGAACGCTGCCCGAAGGTGCAGGGCCTGTGGTGGACCTCCAAGCGCTGCCGGCCGCGCCGGGCGCTCCAGCTGTTCCAGGACCGCTGCCCCGAGGCGCCCCTGGACCCGCGCCCGCAGGCCTGCCTGCGGCTGGCCTCGGCCGACGACGTCCGGGCGGTCAACCGGCTGCTGGCGCCGCTGCACGCGCTCGTCTCCCTCCCCGAGGAGTGA
- a CDS encoding CHAT domain-containing protein, protein MTEAGTPPAAGRAAAALARTDGFCVPLDPGEYEGTRGPALDALTEELALLHGESASAHDGGATAAAVAARLGRCHAVRFVLDGDAADRERALPLLTEARTSALLGEADREAARRDLLALLASRLVRLGGESPAAPSGESIVDRVVALSRLGTPLAQGGPGILEDTALLMRLLLEGDDPRITPQHRDTFRVFGEMTDALQTGDTATLFRGGRRIAATADAALPQPLAALAPVLVGPMEQILGALPQQPEGTSDAPAGEPDTGAGERDLLTQLLALGEVMAPGSIEEQDVSRILAELSGTRRAGAGADGRTSLSSRMIAALFHVALAARTGDMEGFREALRLMHEASAAGELDSRVHSEWLRTVVPGLLVGASLTGGSLQDEDMARALLEARQWDDAPSNGPAATLRLGGECIRLQERLTSALDRGDAGAVEDVIDAVCELELDDTYAGAEAWTGTLTGFLLGSAYLGRVVLAASAEERTADLRAAAHHLQRAVQTSVDMPALRNLLDIAWGPLIALTAIAESDPSRIAEGVRRARAALDVPGFASDFRPRARAGIALALDTLHRLTGDAGALDEAIAEQERALAELPDGGPGRARLTWDLAELRAERAALKADPPGAEEDLLAAVGLARASLRHCADDVLLQQGTGRGLRIARAAADRGRRAAFWALRAGHAEEALACLEAGRSLVLGAAAVSAGVADRLAALGESALAERWRAAADPVWEQGDDRSLREMSAGAGPGGIGDLRDRSPLKVLAAAGGGAPGLPGDVRRRSLEVLRERGAAGVQPGPASLRDLRAGLRASSADALLYLVPGVEDPDGAVLLVTRDGPVEELPLPSLAPAGRGPVAEYLAAGARRQSLDAGGAAGESDRSRAEQRRLRALDRLCTWAGEVLGPALDRLGGWDRARAEVPGTPAGAGAGGAVRLVVVPCGELGVVPWPAAVLRPPAGHGAARPVRACEAAVLTHAASGREFLRAVARRRMAPAERPALVFHGADDLEWAEEEIETLAGVFYPGAVVHHPDDDPATPQAVLALLGGRAAAPASLVHLACHGLAGPDPTRSALRLAAPAGAAEASGGGELTLSTLLEAPGEGDAFRSAGPLVVCGGCETDLTTRDHDEALTVTSVLVHRLAADAIGSRWKVDDRASELLMLVLHDALARGLAPPDALRAAQRWMLTAPDERPPVPALKGIAAAWRLTEDFRERPDTWAAFVHHGNPAPATAPAPAVAHARPQEGERA, encoded by the coding sequence ATGACGGAAGCCGGGACACCGCCCGCGGCCGGCCGTGCCGCGGCCGCGCTCGCGCGCACGGACGGGTTCTGCGTACCGCTGGACCCGGGAGAGTACGAGGGGACACGGGGGCCGGCGCTCGACGCCCTCACCGAGGAACTGGCGCTGCTCCACGGTGAGTCGGCGTCGGCGCACGACGGTGGTGCCACGGCCGCCGCGGTCGCCGCGCGGCTCGGCCGGTGCCACGCCGTACGGTTCGTCCTGGACGGCGACGCGGCCGACCGCGAGCGGGCGCTGCCCCTGCTCACCGAAGCGCGTACGTCGGCCTTGCTCGGCGAGGCGGACCGGGAGGCGGCGCGCCGGGACCTGCTGGCGCTGCTCGCGTCACGGCTGGTGCGGCTGGGCGGCGAGTCCCCGGCCGCGCCGTCCGGCGAGTCGATCGTCGACCGGGTCGTGGCCCTGTCCCGGCTCGGCACCCCCCTGGCCCAGGGGGGTCCGGGCATCCTGGAGGACACCGCGCTGCTCATGCGGCTGCTGCTGGAAGGCGACGACCCGCGGATCACGCCCCAGCACCGCGACACCTTCCGCGTGTTCGGCGAGATGACCGACGCCCTGCAGACCGGCGACACCGCCACGCTCTTCCGCGGGGGCCGGCGGATCGCCGCTACGGCGGACGCGGCGCTGCCGCAGCCGCTGGCCGCCCTGGCGCCGGTGCTGGTCGGCCCGATGGAGCAGATCCTCGGCGCGCTCCCGCAGCAGCCGGAGGGGACGAGCGACGCGCCGGCCGGCGAGCCGGACACCGGCGCCGGGGAACGGGACCTGCTGACCCAGCTGCTCGCCCTCGGCGAGGTGATGGCACCCGGGAGCATCGAAGAGCAGGACGTGTCCCGGATCCTCGCCGAACTGTCGGGGACGCGGCGCGCCGGCGCGGGGGCGGACGGCCGCACGTCCCTGTCGTCCAGGATGATCGCCGCCCTCTTCCATGTCGCCCTCGCCGCCCGCACCGGCGACATGGAAGGGTTCCGGGAGGCGCTGCGGCTCATGCACGAGGCGTCGGCCGCCGGGGAACTCGACAGCCGCGTGCACAGCGAGTGGCTCCGCACCGTCGTGCCGGGGCTGCTCGTCGGCGCCTCCCTGACCGGCGGCAGCCTCCAGGACGAGGACATGGCCCGGGCCCTGCTGGAGGCCCGGCAGTGGGACGACGCCCCCTCGAACGGCCCGGCCGCCACCCTGCGCCTGGGCGGCGAGTGCATCCGGCTCCAGGAACGGCTGACGTCCGCGCTGGACCGGGGCGACGCCGGGGCGGTCGAGGACGTCATCGACGCCGTGTGCGAACTGGAACTGGACGACACCTACGCCGGCGCCGAGGCATGGACCGGCACGCTGACCGGGTTCCTCCTCGGCAGCGCCTACCTGGGCCGCGTCGTGCTCGCCGCGTCGGCCGAGGAGCGCACCGCGGACCTGCGGGCGGCCGCGCACCACCTGCAGCGGGCCGTGCAGACCTCGGTGGACATGCCCGCGCTGCGGAACCTCCTCGACATCGCCTGGGGCCCGCTGATCGCCCTGACGGCGATCGCCGAGTCGGACCCGAGCCGTATCGCCGAGGGGGTACGGCGCGCCCGGGCCGCGCTGGACGTCCCCGGATTCGCCTCCGACTTCCGGCCGAGAGCGCGCGCCGGCATCGCACTCGCCCTGGACACCCTGCACCGGCTCACCGGGGACGCCGGGGCCCTGGACGAGGCGATCGCCGAACAGGAGCGGGCGCTGGCGGAACTGCCCGACGGCGGGCCGGGCCGCGCCCGCCTCACCTGGGACCTCGCCGAACTGCGCGCCGAGCGCGCCGCCCTGAAGGCGGACCCGCCCGGTGCCGAGGAGGACCTGCTGGCCGCCGTGGGACTCGCCCGCGCCTCACTGCGGCACTGTGCCGACGACGTCCTGCTCCAGCAGGGCACCGGCCGCGGCCTGCGCATCGCCCGCGCGGCGGCCGACCGGGGCCGCCGCGCGGCCTTCTGGGCCCTGCGCGCCGGGCACGCCGAGGAGGCGCTCGCGTGCCTGGAGGCGGGCCGCTCCCTGGTGCTGGGCGCGGCGGCCGTCTCGGCGGGCGTCGCCGACCGGCTGGCCGCCCTCGGCGAGAGCGCCCTGGCCGAGCGCTGGCGCGCCGCCGCCGACCCCGTCTGGGAGCAGGGCGACGACCGCTCCCTGCGGGAGATGTCCGCCGGGGCGGGCCCGGGCGGCATCGGTGACCTGCGTGACCGCTCCCCGCTGAAGGTGCTGGCCGCGGCGGGCGGGGGCGCCCCGGGCCTGCCCGGTGACGTGCGGCGCCGCTCGCTGGAGGTGCTGCGGGAGCGCGGCGCGGCCGGCGTACAGCCGGGGCCCGCCTCCCTGCGGGACCTGCGCGCGGGTCTGCGGGCGTCGTCGGCGGACGCGCTGCTGTATCTCGTCCCCGGCGTCGAGGATCCGGACGGTGCCGTGCTGCTCGTCACCCGTGACGGCCCGGTCGAGGAGCTGCCCCTGCCCTCGCTCGCCCCCGCCGGACGCGGGCCCGTCGCGGAGTACCTGGCGGCCGGGGCGCGCCGCCAGAGCCTGGATGCCGGCGGCGCCGCCGGCGAGAGCGACAGGAGCCGCGCCGAACAGCGCCGGCTGCGCGCCCTGGACCGGTTGTGCACGTGGGCCGGCGAGGTGCTCGGCCCCGCACTGGACCGCCTCGGCGGGTGGGACCGCGCCCGCGCCGAGGTGCCGGGCACCCCGGCCGGAGCCGGCGCCGGCGGTGCCGTACGCCTGGTCGTCGTGCCCTGCGGTGAACTGGGCGTCGTCCCCTGGCCGGCGGCCGTGCTGCGGCCGCCCGCCGGTCACGGCGCGGCGCGGCCCGTCAGGGCCTGCGAGGCCGCCGTCCTCACCCACGCCGCCTCCGGCCGGGAGTTCCTGCGCGCCGTGGCCCGCCGGCGCATGGCACCCGCCGAACGGCCCGCCCTGGTGTTCCACGGGGCGGACGACCTGGAGTGGGCCGAGGAGGAGATCGAGACCCTGGCCGGCGTGTTCTATCCGGGGGCGGTGGTCCACCACCCCGACGACGACCCCGCCACCCCTCAGGCGGTCCTGGCCCTGCTCGGCGGCCGGGCCGCCGCCCCCGCCTCCCTGGTGCACCTGGCCTGTCACGGTCTCGCCGGCCCCGACCCCACCCGCTCGGCCCTCAGGCTGGCCGCGCCCGCCGGGGCCGCGGAGGCGTCCGGCGGCGGGGAACTCACCCTGAGCACCCTGCTGGAGGCACCCGGCGAGGGCGACGCCTTCCGCTCGGCCGGGCCGCTGGTCGTGTGCGGCGGCTGCGAGACGGACCTCACCACCCGCGACCACGACGAGGCCCTGACCGTCACCTCGGTCCTGGTGCACCGGCTGGCCGCCGACGCCATCGGCTCCCGGTGGAAGGTCGACGACAGGGCGTCCGAGCTGCTCATGCTCGTGCTGCACGACGCGCTCGCCCGGGGCCTCGCCCCGCCGGACGCGCTGCGCGCCGCCCAGCGCTGGATGCTCACCGCACCCGACGAGCGCCCGCCCGTCCCGGCGCTGAAGGGCATCGCGGCCGCCTGGCGGCTCACCGAGGACTTCCGCGAACGGCCCGACACCTGGGCCGCGTTCGTCCACCACGGCAACCCGGCACCGGCGACGGCACCGGCACCGGCGGTGGCACACGCCCGGCCGCAGGAAGGAGAGCGCGCATGA
- a CDS encoding NCS1 family nucleobase:cation symporter-1, with protein sequence MTDTAPAAIPPSGQVTLADGRVELAPGTPPPAGPYANADLLPVPAAGRTWTTYNFSALWVGMAHNTASWTLASGLIAVGMDWKQAVFTIALANLVVLVPMLLTGHAGPKYGIPFPVFARASFGVRGANLPAVVRALVACGWFGIQTWIGGEAIYFLAGKLIGDSWSNAASVGGHAWTMWLSFAVFWLLQVAIIVRGMDTIRRFENWAAPFVIVGALVMLGWMSSKAGGVGPLFDQPSRLGWGGGFWKLFWPSLMGMIGFWSTLSLNIPDFTRYGRSQKAQTWGQALGLPTTMTLFAFLSVLVTSGSQAVYGKPVWDPVQLAAKTDNVAGLLYALVTVLVATLSVNIAANLVSPAFDFSNMAPRKVSFRTGALITAVLAVLILPWKLYSDPQGYIFTWLGLVGGLLGTVAGILVADYWLVRRTRLDLADLYRAGGRYWYAGGWNWRAVLAFLAGGVLAVGGASFRPLIDGRPIPALASLADYGWAVGLGTSLVLYLALTAASGRGRRTG encoded by the coding sequence ATGACCGACACCGCCCCCGCGGCCATACCCCCGTCCGGCCAGGTCACCCTCGCCGACGGACGCGTGGAACTCGCCCCCGGCACCCCGCCGCCCGCCGGCCCCTACGCCAACGCCGACCTGCTCCCGGTCCCCGCGGCCGGGCGCACCTGGACGACCTACAACTTCTCGGCCCTGTGGGTCGGCATGGCCCACAACACCGCCTCCTGGACGCTCGCCTCCGGCCTGATCGCCGTCGGCATGGACTGGAAGCAGGCGGTGTTCACCATCGCCCTCGCCAACCTGGTCGTCCTCGTCCCGATGCTGCTCACCGGGCACGCGGGCCCCAAGTACGGCATCCCCTTCCCGGTCTTCGCCCGCGCCTCCTTCGGGGTGCGCGGTGCCAACCTGCCCGCCGTCGTACGGGCGTTGGTGGCCTGCGGCTGGTTCGGCATCCAGACCTGGATCGGCGGCGAGGCCATCTACTTCCTCGCCGGCAAGCTGATCGGCGACAGCTGGTCGAACGCCGCGAGCGTCGGCGGCCACGCCTGGACCATGTGGCTGTCCTTCGCCGTCTTCTGGCTCCTGCAGGTCGCCATCATCGTGCGGGGCATGGACACCATCCGCCGCTTCGAGAACTGGGCGGCGCCCTTCGTGATCGTCGGCGCGCTGGTGATGCTGGGGTGGATGAGCAGCAAGGCCGGCGGCGTCGGCCCGCTCTTCGACCAGCCCTCCAGGCTCGGCTGGGGCGGCGGCTTCTGGAAGCTGTTCTGGCCCTCCCTGATGGGCATGATCGGCTTCTGGTCCACGCTGTCGCTGAACATCCCCGACTTCACCCGCTACGGCAGGAGCCAGAAGGCCCAGACCTGGGGCCAGGCGCTCGGCCTGCCCACCACGATGACCCTCTTCGCGTTCCTGTCCGTGCTCGTCACCTCCGGCTCGCAGGCGGTGTACGGCAAGCCGGTCTGGGACCCGGTGCAGCTCGCCGCCAAGACGGACAACGTGGCCGGCCTGCTCTACGCCCTGGTCACCGTGCTGGTCGCGACCCTGTCGGTGAACATCGCGGCCAACCTGGTCTCCCCGGCCTTCGACTTCTCCAACATGGCGCCCCGGAAGGTCAGTTTCCGCACCGGCGCCCTGATCACCGCCGTCCTCGCCGTACTGATCCTGCCCTGGAAGCTGTACTCCGACCCGCAGGGCTACATCTTCACCTGGCTCGGCCTGGTCGGCGGTCTGCTCGGCACGGTCGCGGGCATCCTCGTCGCCGACTACTGGCTGGTGCGCCGCACCCGCCTGGACCTCGCCGACCTCTACCGCGCGGGCGGCCGCTACTGGTACGCGGGCGGCTGGAACTGGCGGGCGGTCCTCGCCTTCCTCGCGGGCGGTGTCCTCGCGGTCGGCGGCGCCAGCTTCAGGCCCCTGATCGACGGCCGCCCCATCCCGGCCCTCGCCTCCCTCGCCGACTACGGCTGGGCGGTGGGCCTCGGCACCTCCCTGGTGCTGTACCTGGCCCTGACGGCGGCCTCGGGGCGGGGGCGGCGAACCGGCTGA